The Papaver somniferum cultivar HN1 unplaced genomic scaffold, ASM357369v1 unplaced-scaffold_18, whole genome shotgun sequence genome includes a window with the following:
- the LOC113337770 gene encoding 7-deoxyloganetin glucosyltransferase-like yields MGGATQATHVVCLPFPAQGHITPMLKLAKLVNTEFNHKRLIKSRGNDSVKGLRDFQFRTIPDGLPPTDVESTQDIPSLAVSTKKNCGVPFRNLLLKLKLNETSGIPPVSCVVSDGCMSFTLAVAKEFGFPVYLFWTTSACGFMAYLHYRHLIEKSLIPLKDKSCLINGYLETIVDFVPGFNNIRLMDFPAFARTTDPKGKMIEHILGET; encoded by the exons ATGGGTGGTGCAACTCAAGCTACACATGTTGTATGCTTACCATTTCCAGCACAAGGTCACATTACTCCAATGCTAAAACTAGCAAAACTTGTCAATACAGAATTCAATCACAAACGTTTAATCAAGTCAAGAGGAAATGATTCGGTTAAAGGTTTACGTGATTTCCAGTTCCGTACAATTCCAGATGGATTACCACCAACTGATGTTGAATCGACACAAGATATACCTTCTCTTGCTGTTTCCACCAAGAAAAACTGTGGAGTTCCGTTTCGAAATCTACTGCTGAAGCTGAAACTTAACGAAACATCGGGCATTCCTCCTGTTAGTTGTGTGGTCTCTGATGGGTGTATGAGTTTTACACTTGCAGTTGCTAAAGAATTTGGTTTCCCGGTGTACCTGTTTTGGACTACTAGTGCTTGTGGTTTCATGGCTTATCTCCATTATCGTCATCTTATTGAGAAAAGTCTCATTCCGCTCAAAG ATAAGAGCTGCCTAATTAATGGGTACCTTGAAACTATAGTCGATTTTGTTCCAGGATTTAACAATATCCGGCTAATGGATTTCCCTGCATTTGCGCGAACAACTGATCCCAAGGGTAAAATGATCGAGCACATTCTCGGGGAAACATAA